The segment CGCGCCAGCTCGCCTTCGAGCGCCCGGCGGTAGTTCACGTGCTCGAGGAACTCCGTCTGGCCGAACGCCACCTTGTCGAAGATCTCGAACCCGATGCGGCCGCTCGTCGGCATTCCCTCGCCGGCGAATCGCAGACGCAGGGTGTCGGTGCTCCCTGCCGGCACGAGTACCGTCCGTCCACCGTCCTGGAGCCGGTACGTGACGTTCTCGGCGGTGAGACGATCCACCACGCGCGCGGCTTCCTCGCCATTCAGGTCGCTGAAGAGCACACGGTAGTCGGGACGATTCACGTACCAGGTCGTGCCGATCATCAGCGCCATCACGCCGACGAACACGGCGGCGAGCGACACGAGTCTGGCAGTGCCGAGGGAGGCGTGGACAGCCTTGCCCCTCTCGACGAGGGCCTGCATCTGCATGGGTAGAGCCACGGCGGAGTCGAATCCTCGATGCGGTGGTGGGCGCGCCCTAGACGGGCATGCGCATGATTTCCTGGTACGCGCCAACCAGCTTGTTGCGCACCTGCACGCCGAACTGCAGCGTGAGGTCGGCCCGCTGGAGGGCGATCATCGCGTCGTGGACGTCGAGTTGACCGCGGAGCATGCCGGTGACGGCGCTGTTGGCGCTGTCGTGGCCTTCTTCGATCGTCGAGACGAGGCGCGCGAGCGAAGCGCCGAACCCCGACTCCCCGTCGCTTCCGGCCGCCGATGGCGTCGCGATGCCGCCCTTGGTCGCACCTGTCGTCGCGACGCCGGTGATGACCTTTGCTGTGATGGCGTCAACGGCCATGGACTAGCCCCGTCCCAGTTCGAGCGCCCGGCTGACCAGGTCGCGAATCAGGTTGATGGCCGTGAGATTGGCCTGGTAGGCGCGCGACGCGCCCACCATGTCCACCATCTCCTCGGCGGGATTGATGTTCGGCAGTTCCACGAACCCCTCCGCGTCCGCGTCTGGGTGCGACGGGTCGTACCGGCGGCGCGCGGCGGTCTGGTCCTCGACGATCGCCGCCACCTTGACGCCCGTCGCCGCCGCGGCCCCGAGGGCGGTGTCGAAGCTCTGGACCGTGTCGGTGGTCAACACCACGTCGCGCCGGCGATACGGCCGGCCGTCGGGGCCGCGAGACGACTCCGCGTTGGCGAGATTGGAGACCGCCACTTCGATCCGCGTCCGCTCCGCGGTCAGGGCGCTGGCGGCCACACTCACCGCTGTGTTCAGCGTGGACATGAGGCTCTTCCCTACCGCGACTCGTTGATGGCGTAGCGCACGAGCCGGAACTTGGCGGCCAGCGCCGTCTGGGCACGGGCGAACTCGCCGGCCGAGCGCGTCATGTTGAGCAGTTCACGGTCGACCTGGACGGTATTGCCGTCGCGCCGGGCCGCAGCCCCGTCCGTTTCACGCGTGCCGTGACCGCCAATCGCATCGGGCGTCGTCGCGATGTGCCGGCTGTTGGTCACGGCAAGACCGCCCCCCTGCACCTGGGCATCGAGGGCGGTGTCGAAATCGACCTCCCGCGCCTTGTACCCGGGCGTGTTGAGGTTGGCCAGGTTGCTCGACGACACCACCTGCCTGGCAGCAGCCAGGCTGAGGGTCCGTCGCAACTCGCTCATCGTCTGGGCGTCGGAGGTGATGGGAGAGATCGGCATGGCGTCGTTGACGATTCATGTGACGCCGCCGTGTGCCGATTACCGGTTCGGTGGCGTCTGCCAGTGCCTGAGCAAGAAGGACGCCAGCCGGCTGATACGCGTGTTCGCTGAGAAAATCGCGGAAGCGGGGATGCGCGCGTGTGACGGCGCACCGGAGGGATTGTCGGGAGTCCGACGATCGCCGATCAGTGCCTGGCGCGGAGGGCGGCTTCGATCCGGCCCAGACGCGTCTCGATGCCTTCGAGTCGCAGCAACAGGGCCTGCCGCAGGTCGACCGCGTCCTTCTGGGAGACGGCCTTGCTCAGGCGTCGATTCTCCGCGTGCAGGCCTTCGATCGCGTGAATGCGCTGCAACACGACATCGATCTGGCCGAGAGAAAACGGCTTGGTGAGATAGTCATACGCGCCGAGTCGCACGGCCTGAATCGCTGAATCGAGCGAGGCGAACCCGGTGACGATCACCACATACGCGTCGGGGTTTCGCGTCCGCGCTTCCTGGAGCACCGCCAGACCGTCGGCGCCAGGCAAGTGGAGATCCGTAATCACCAGGGAGAACCGGCCGGCATCGCGCTCGAGGGCGCGAAGCGCCGCAGGGCCATCGGCGGCACCGACAACTTCGTAATCGCGTGCACGGAAATACTCCGAGAGGAGCTCACGGATATCTCCCTCGTCCTCGACGACCAGCACTGCCCGCCGTTCCTGCCCCAGCGCCACGCGTTCTCCTCGTTCGACAGCATCC is part of the Acidobacteriota bacterium genome and harbors:
- the fliE gene encoding flagellar hook-basal body complex protein FliE → MAVDAITAKVITGVATTGATKGGIATPSAAGSDGESGFGASLARLVSTIEEGHDSANSAVTGMLRGQLDVHDAMIALQRADLTLQFGVQVRNKLVGAYQEIMRMPV
- the flgC gene encoding flagellar basal body rod protein FlgC; this encodes MSTLNTAVSVAASALTAERTRIEVAVSNLANAESSRGPDGRPYRRRDVVLTTDTVQSFDTALGAAAATGVKVAAIVEDQTAARRRYDPSHPDADAEGFVELPNINPAEEMVDMVGASRAYQANLTAINLIRDLVSRALELGRG
- the flgB gene encoding flagellar basal body rod protein FlgB; this translates as MPISPITSDAQTMSELRRTLSLAAARQVVSSSNLANLNTPGYKAREVDFDTALDAQVQGGGLAVTNSRHIATTPDAIGGHGTRETDGAAARRDGNTVQVDRELLNMTRSAGEFARAQTALAAKFRLVRYAINESR
- a CDS encoding response regulator, which produces MALGQERRAVLVVEDEGDIRELLSEYFRARDYEVVGAADGPAALRALERDAGRFSLVITDLHLPGADGLAVLQEARTRNPDAYVVIVTGFASLDSAIQAVRLGAYDYLTKPFSLGQIDVVLQRIHAIEGLHAENRRLSKAVSQKDAVDLRQALLLRLEGIETRLGRIEAALRARH